Proteins encoded in a region of the Wenzhouxiangella sp. XN201 genome:
- a CDS encoding twin transmembrane helix small protein → MASKILIIAAFLVILYTLASSFYFLVKDSGDGDRTVRRLSWRVGLSLGLVILLWIGFQLGWIEPQGVNPVRYPSEG, encoded by the coding sequence TTGGCCAGCAAGATCCTGATCATCGCTGCATTTCTCGTCATTCTCTACACCCTGGCGTCCAGCTTCTATTTCCTGGTGAAGGATTCCGGCGATGGGGATCGGACCGTGCGCCGGCTGAGCTGGCGGGTCGGCCTGTCGCTGGGACTGGTGATCCTGCTCTGGATTGGATTTCAGCTCGGCTGGATCGAGCCGCAGGGCGTCAACCCCGTCCGTTATCCATCGGAAGGCTGA
- a CDS encoding peroxiredoxin, which translates to MTIEVGERVPEATLTVMTPEGPSGLSTNTLFGTGTSVIFAVPGAFTPTCSARHLPGFVERATDILAAGADRIVCIAVNDVFVMNAWGQSAGVGEHIVMAADGNAELTLALGLEKDASSFGMGLRSQRYAMIVRDGVVKHLMVEAPGEFRVSSADSTLDRLRSE; encoded by the coding sequence ATGACGATCGAGGTCGGTGAGCGGGTACCGGAAGCGACGCTGACCGTGATGACACCGGAAGGACCTTCCGGACTGTCGACCAACACACTTTTTGGCACCGGGACCAGCGTCATTTTCGCGGTCCCCGGGGCATTCACGCCGACCTGCTCGGCTCGGCATCTGCCCGGCTTTGTCGAGCGCGCCACCGACATTCTCGCTGCCGGCGCCGACCGCATCGTGTGCATCGCCGTCAATGATGTCTTCGTGATGAACGCCTGGGGTCAATCAGCCGGGGTCGGCGAGCACATCGTGATGGCAGCCGACGGCAACGCCGAGCTCACCCTCGCGCTCGGTCTCGAAAAAGACGCCAGTTCGTTTGGCATGGGGCTTCGCTCACAGCGCTACGCCATGATCGTGCGCGACGGCGTCGTCAAGCACCTCATGGTCGAAGCCCCGGGCGAGTTCAGGGTCTCGAGCGCGGATTCCACGCTCGATAGACTGCGCTCGGAGTGA
- a CDS encoding response regulator — MAKILIVDDSETHLYSLQKIVEGGGHEVITATSGEEGVEQAKGHLPDVILMDIVMPGLNGFQATRRIGKDESTANIPIIFVTTKDQETDRIWGMRQGAAAYITKPVDKKELLKAIDSALSA, encoded by the coding sequence ATGGCCAAGATTCTGATCGTGGACGACTCCGAAACCCATCTGTACTCGCTCCAGAAAATTGTCGAGGGCGGCGGCCACGAAGTGATAACCGCCACCAGCGGCGAGGAAGGCGTCGAGCAGGCCAAGGGGCACTTGCCTGACGTGATCCTGATGGACATCGTCATGCCCGGGCTCAATGGTTTCCAGGCCACTCGACGCATCGGCAAGGACGAATCCACCGCCAATATCCCGATCATTTTCGTGACCACGAAAGATCAGGAAACGGATCGCATCTGGGGCATGCGCCAGGGCGCAGCCGCGTATATCACCAAGCCGGTCGACAAGAAGGAACTGCTCAAGGCAATCGACAGCGCCCTGTCTGCCTGA